Proteins encoded by one window of Nyctibius grandis isolate bNycGra1 chromosome 15, bNycGra1.pri, whole genome shotgun sequence:
- the METRNL gene encoding meteorin-like protein translates to MRSAPAAGLLPLLLGLRLLLGGGAEAQYSSDLCNWKGSGLTHESHKKDVEQVYLRCSEGSIEWMYPTGALIVNLRPNTSPASYKHLTVCIKPFKDSAGANIYLEKTGELKLLVRDGDRSPSKVYCFGYDQGGLFIEATPQQDISRKITGFQYELMNKGVASDLHTVSAPCRPCSDTEVLLAVCTSDFVIRGSIQDVTNEAEEQESIIHVGVNKLYRQKSKVFQLTGESGNWRGQIKTLLKCGVKPGDGDFLFTGRMHFGEARLGCAPRFKDFQRMYKEAKDKGLNPCEIGPN, encoded by the exons ATGCGGAGCGCCCCGGCCGCCGGGCTCCTGCCGCTGCTCCTGGGGCTGCGGCTGCTCCTGGGCGGCGGCGCCGAGGCTCAGTACTCCAGCGACCTGTGCAACTGGAAGGGGAG tGGCTTAACTCATGAGTCTCACAAGAAGGATGTTGAACAGGTCTACCTCCGCTGTTCCGAAGGGTCAATAGAGTGGATGTATCCCACGGGAGCGCTCATAGTCAACCTGCGACCCAATACTTCACCTGCCTCTTACAAACATTTGACTGTTTGCATAAAGCCTTTCAAGGACTCTGCAggagcaaatatttatttggaaaaaactGGAGAACTGAAACTCTTGGTCCGAGATGGAGATCGCAGCCCCAGTAAAGTATATTGCTTTGGCTATGATCAGGGGGGCCTGTTTATTGAGGCCACTCCTCAGCAGGACATTAGCAGGAAGATTACAGGCTTCCAGTACGAACTGATGAACAAGGGGGTAGCATCTGATTTGCACACAGTTTCTG CTCCCTGCCGACCATGCAGTGACACAGAAGTCCTCTTGGCTGTCTGCACTAGTGATTTTG TGATCAGAGGCTCTATTCAAGATGTAACGAACGAGGCAGAAGAGCAAGAATCCATAATTCACGTCGGTGTCAACAAACTGTACAGGCAGAAGAGCAAAGTCTTTCAGCTCACGGGGGAGAGCGGGAACTGGCGAGGACAAATAAAGACCCTGCTGAAGTGTGGGGTGAAACCAGGAGACGGAGACTTCCTTTTCACGGGACGCATGCACTTTGGGGAGGCCAGGCTAGGCTGTGCCCCTCGTTTTAAAGACTTCCAAAGGATGTACAAAGAGGCAAAAGACAAAGGGCTAAACCCATGCGAAATTGGCCCCAATTGA